One region of Streptomyces rishiriensis genomic DNA includes:
- a CDS encoding helix-turn-helix transcriptional regulator — MLTRRGEFDRVTKLLYHPENPNSSLFGPVILPAGLSLARSHLAFMAGDLDAAAALSDQVLAQDEGSREIRIASHLILALIALRRADVNAASSHMQMITDDAFMGRLTLLAGQCAWVNVRIREAQRGAEGVAPVIEELVDFGPVSRSVLLSQSAAAPWIVRLALKFDQKPTAHKAVKLAQKLAEMNPQHHALAASALHAQSLFERNLVDLRLAAKAQVHPWARASTIEDIGKFLARERSQKDQAIRIFEQSADAYIKAGAPRDALRIKKRLWDLGVRHHQSRWRATPPTAIANLTETEAKVAQLVAQGMTNTQTAKHLFISPHTVAYHLKKIFCKLRISSRVELARDWTNIEGFQSGLRTGGGGTLGNGHGFRAVERGA, encoded by the coding sequence GTGCTGACAAGGAGAGGAGAATTCGATCGCGTAACGAAACTTCTCTACCATCCAGAGAATCCGAATAGCAGTCTCTTCGGCCCGGTGATCTTGCCGGCCGGACTCTCGCTAGCCCGGTCACACCTGGCTTTCATGGCCGGAGACCTGGACGCAGCAGCGGCCCTGAGTGACCAGGTGCTTGCGCAAGACGAGGGTAGCCGTGAAATCCGTATCGCGAGTCACCTCATCCTGGCCTTGATCGCTTTGCGGCGTGCAGATGTGAATGCGGCTTCGTCGCACATGCAGATGATTACCGACGACGCATTCATGGGGCGTCTCACCCTGCTGGCGGGACAGTGCGCATGGGTAAACGTGCGGATACGCGAAGCCCAAAGGGGAGCCGAGGGGGTCGCACCAGTCATCGAGGAACTCGTTGACTTCGGCCCGGTCAGCAGGAGCGTACTCCTGTCACAGTCGGCTGCTGCCCCCTGGATTGTGCGGCTGGCGCTGAAATTCGACCAGAAGCCAACGGCGCACAAAGCAGTGAAGCTAGCTCAGAAACTGGCTGAGATGAACCCGCAGCACCATGCGCTAGCCGCATCGGCCCTCCACGCGCAGAGTTTATTCGAGCGAAATTTGGTCGATTTGCGGCTCGCTGCGAAGGCGCAGGTCCACCCCTGGGCGCGAGCTTCGACTATAGAAGACATCGGAAAGTTCTTGGCCCGTGAGCGGTCGCAAAAAGATCAGGCCATAAGAATATTCGAGCAGAGCGCTGACGCCTATATCAAGGCGGGAGCCCCGCGCGATGCCTTGCGAATCAAGAAGAGGCTGTGGGATCTCGGTGTTAGGCACCATCAATCCCGTTGGCGCGCAACCCCACCGACGGCGATCGCGAATCTCACCGAAACGGAAGCCAAGGTAGCTCAATTGGTAGCACAAGGAATGACCAACACCCAGACGGCCAAGCACCTTTTTATATCTCCTCATACTGTGGCCTACCATCTGAAGAAAATATTCTGCAAGTTACGGATCTCCTCACGCGTGGAATTGGCCAGGGACTGGACCAATATTGAGGGTTTTCAGAGTGGCCTCCGTACGGGTGGCGGCGGGACCTTAGGCAACGGACACGGCTTCCGTGCCGTCGAGAGAGGTGCCTAG